One window of the Anaeromyxobacter dehalogenans 2CP-C genome contains the following:
- a CDS encoding GIY-YIG nuclease family protein, producing MAHQGGIHFFVYMLRCSDGSYYVGHTDDLETRVVQHQHGALGGYTATRRPVALVWSAEFASRDQAFLRELQLKRWSRAKKEALIRDDWSEIGRLGRGPDRSERVPAVPRLRPAEGRATLGMIPRLRPCLTARPTLGMSGRSDHPLGMSGHSKDPLTLSVGGPEARRSRRVSGKPNGEDPR from the coding sequence ATGGCTCACCAGGGCGGGATCCACTTCTTCGTGTACATGCTTCGTTGCAGCGACGGCAGCTACTACGTCGGTCACACCGACGACCTGGAGACCCGCGTGGTCCAGCACCAGCACGGCGCGCTCGGCGGCTACACCGCCACCCGCCGCCCCGTCGCGCTGGTCTGGAGCGCCGAGTTCGCGAGCCGGGACCAGGCGTTCCTGCGCGAGCTCCAGCTGAAGCGCTGGAGCCGGGCCAAGAAGGAGGCGCTCATCCGCGACGACTGGAGCGAGATCGGCAGGCTGGGCCGCGGACCGGACCGGTCGGAGCGCGTCCCTGCGGTCCCTCGACTCCGGCCGGCCGAGGGCCGCGCTACGCTCGGGATGATCCCTCGACTCCGGCCGTGCCTGACGGCACGGCCTACGCTCGGGATGAGCGGAAGATCAGATCACCCGCTCGGGATGAGCGGACACTCAAAGGATCCGCTCACCCTGAGCGTAGGCGGGCCGGAGGCCCGCCGGAGTCGAAGGGTGAGCGGGAAGCCGAACGGCGAGGACCCCCGATGA
- a CDS encoding AAA family ATPase, whose protein sequence is MTDVPHASPPPFPGQPQPDSDLRAVQELHEARRMLLGEIEKRIVGQREVVDALLVALFARGHCLFVGVPGLAKTLLISTVAEVLDLSFNRIQFTPDLMPSDITGTDVLEEDHTTGRRAFRFVQGPIFANLLLADEINRTPPKTQAALLQAMQEYRVTAGGETYPLDLPFLVFATQNPIEQEGTYPLPEAQLDRFMFYVPVGYPSATEELEIVRSTTVAKRPALRRILSPSKIRELQDLVLRVPAADHVIQYAVELVRRTRPNEQGAPAFVKENVSWGAGPRASQYLILGAKSRAILDGRMAASEEDVKALAKYVLVHRVITNFRAESEGVTSEKIVERLMEGK, encoded by the coding sequence ATGACCGACGTCCCCCACGCCTCCCCGCCCCCGTTCCCCGGCCAGCCCCAGCCCGACTCCGACCTGCGCGCCGTGCAGGAGCTGCACGAGGCGCGGCGCATGCTGCTCGGCGAGATCGAGAAGCGCATCGTGGGGCAGCGCGAGGTGGTGGACGCGCTGCTCGTGGCGCTGTTCGCGCGCGGGCACTGCCTGTTCGTGGGCGTGCCCGGCCTCGCGAAGACCCTGCTCATCTCCACCGTGGCCGAGGTGCTCGACCTCTCCTTCAACCGCATCCAGTTCACGCCCGACCTGATGCCCTCCGACATCACCGGCACCGACGTGCTGGAGGAGGACCACACCACCGGCCGGCGCGCGTTCCGGTTCGTGCAGGGGCCGATCTTCGCGAACCTGCTGCTCGCCGACGAGATCAACCGCACGCCGCCGAAGACGCAGGCGGCGCTGCTGCAGGCCATGCAGGAGTACCGCGTCACCGCCGGCGGCGAGACCTACCCGCTCGATCTCCCGTTCCTGGTGTTCGCGACGCAGAACCCCATCGAGCAGGAGGGCACGTATCCCCTGCCCGAGGCGCAGCTCGACCGCTTCATGTTCTACGTGCCGGTGGGCTACCCGAGCGCCACCGAGGAGCTGGAGATCGTCCGCTCCACCACCGTCGCGAAGCGCCCGGCGCTGCGGCGCATCCTCTCGCCCTCGAAGATCCGCGAGCTGCAGGACCTCGTCCTCCGCGTCCCGGCCGCCGACCACGTCATCCAGTACGCCGTCGAGCTGGTGCGCCGCACCCGGCCGAACGAGCAGGGCGCCCCCGCGTTCGTGAAGGAGAACGTCTCCTGGGGCGCCGGCCCGCGCGCCAGCCAGTACCTCATCCTCGGCGCCAAGAGCCGCGCCATCCTCGACGGCCGCATGGCCGCGAGCGAGGAGGACGTGAAGGCGCTCGCGAAGTACGTGCTCGTGCACCGCGTGATCACGAACTTCCGCGCCGAGTCCGAGGGCGTCACCAGCGAGAAGATCGTCGAGCGGCTGATGGAGGGGAAGTGA
- a CDS encoding peptidase MA family metallohydrolase: MERTAFKALKLLAQEDLPAARAVLEPLEPFEEAPDAVKLAGGVLRFFDQRYDDAIALITASGAGKAGGYLELARAAREVTKDHARSESEHFVVSYPKGKDEVLVPYLVDALERQRAVLGKALGEPPARRLTVEIVNDVKELAKVSTLTEAEIRTSGTVAVAKFGKLMLLSPKALLKGYDWLDTAAHEYTHDVVTARTGNRAPIWLQEGLAKWFESAWRGRVDPLSPISAALVKDALAKNTLVTFQEMHPSLAKLPSQERAALAYAQVVLAVEYLVKRSGPEVLARVTGLVGEGVEADEAVARATGMPFERFLAEWRRYMAARPLPRGGEHALKKLRFKDDPKHGGAGAEWAEIPDPEARGFARLGEIYRARGRWAAARIEYGKAHARVGARFPILSGQLALAATMSGEPEEAEQVLRGALDWNPEYPALNVQLARLLYERKELAAARDRLLVANRQDPFDPEIHGGLARVLGALGDPGGASREARFERILGGRDAAAARPEEHP, from the coding sequence GTGGAGCGCACCGCCTTCAAGGCCCTGAAGCTCCTTGCGCAGGAGGACCTGCCGGCGGCGCGCGCGGTGCTCGAGCCGCTGGAGCCGTTCGAGGAGGCGCCCGACGCGGTGAAGCTCGCCGGCGGCGTGCTGCGCTTCTTCGACCAGCGCTACGACGACGCCATCGCGCTCATCACCGCCTCCGGCGCCGGGAAGGCGGGCGGGTACCTGGAGCTGGCGCGGGCGGCGCGCGAGGTCACGAAGGACCACGCCCGCTCCGAGAGCGAGCACTTCGTCGTGTCCTACCCGAAGGGCAAGGACGAGGTGCTGGTGCCGTACCTCGTGGACGCGCTCGAGCGGCAGCGCGCCGTGCTCGGGAAGGCGCTCGGCGAGCCGCCGGCGCGCCGGCTCACGGTCGAGATCGTGAACGACGTGAAGGAGCTGGCGAAGGTCTCGACGCTCACCGAGGCGGAGATCCGCACCAGCGGCACGGTGGCGGTGGCGAAGTTCGGCAAGCTCATGCTGCTGTCGCCGAAGGCGCTGCTGAAGGGCTACGACTGGCTCGACACCGCCGCGCACGAGTACACGCACGACGTCGTCACCGCGCGCACCGGCAACCGCGCGCCCATCTGGCTGCAGGAGGGGCTCGCGAAGTGGTTCGAGTCCGCCTGGCGCGGGCGGGTCGATCCGCTGAGCCCGATCTCGGCGGCGCTGGTGAAGGACGCGCTCGCGAAGAACACGCTCGTCACGTTCCAGGAGATGCACCCGTCGCTCGCGAAGCTCCCGTCGCAGGAGCGGGCCGCGCTCGCGTACGCGCAGGTGGTGCTGGCGGTGGAGTACCTGGTGAAGCGCTCCGGGCCGGAGGTGCTCGCGCGCGTCACGGGCCTGGTGGGCGAGGGCGTCGAGGCCGACGAGGCGGTGGCGCGGGCCACCGGGATGCCGTTCGAGCGGTTCCTCGCCGAGTGGCGGAGGTACATGGCCGCGCGCCCGCTCCCGCGCGGCGGCGAGCACGCGCTGAAGAAGCTCCGCTTCAAGGACGACCCGAAGCACGGCGGCGCCGGCGCGGAGTGGGCCGAGATCCCGGACCCGGAGGCGCGCGGCTTCGCGCGGCTCGGCGAGATCTACCGCGCGCGCGGGCGCTGGGCGGCGGCGCGCATCGAGTACGGCAAGGCGCATGCGCGCGTGGGCGCACGCTTCCCCATCCTCTCGGGGCAGCTCGCGCTCGCCGCGACCATGTCCGGCGAGCCCGAGGAGGCCGAGCAGGTGCTCCGCGGAGCGCTCGACTGGAACCCCGAGTACCCGGCGCTAAACGTGCAGCTGGCGCGGCTCCTGTACGAGCGCAAGGAGCTCGCGGCCGCGCGCGACCGGCTGCTGGTCGCGAACCGGCAGGACCCCTTCGACCCCGAGATCCACGGCGGCCTGGCCCGCGTGCTCGGCGCGCTCGGCGACCCCGGCGGCGCGTCGCGCGAGGCGCGGTTCGAGCGGATACTGGGCGGCCGAGACGCAGCGGCCGCACGCCCGGAGGAACACCCATGA
- a CDS encoding DUF4175 family protein: MAGAYADIARVLQGARRRQVRVVLLTAAAGGGAAALLCLLAGAIALSAGARTGFRLVALGGAGLALLGSAIGAVWTLLRGARDDEAAARTVAAGEPALRSALLSSVELARARPLLAASGELSVELLDAHLDLTAERARGLDLARAIPDRAARQAGWALAAVLGLHLLGLAGLGHGFRAAYGRVLGGDPPGAPAVQADPITGDIELTYRYPAYMKRDPRTLSGTGGEVRAPRGTEVELKTRADRPVVAAEIVIEQEGLVPAAQPASPAAAQGTGSGDEATARPSTGSGRAAPDSLTPSVGRAPARPESRGHPEPVEGGAGAPVLKRRALAVAGGRDLSGRFVVDQGGSYRFRYLDAKGRVVAEGPPIPIAVEVDLPPQARITAPERELEVDANAVVAIEWQAEDDVGLAEVALVVKAPAGEPQRRVLRKGDGLRRDGGTQQLALAPERLAEGEAIEYWIEAVDGDTVSGPKTAASEHQFVKVYSEAEHRRAVLERARQAFEELVALLGDRLETLAEGPVATADRLPVAQQLDARTRRLSETLREAARELRRDPAGAREVAAALQNVAGNVRVAEQRVAALRAAIAQAFRVRVRPDASLVRNMTSADAALDATMEKGVLYLEQLLDKQRAQDLVRLAKDLAQRRRDLAGLLEKYRASPTEAAKKEVLAQISRMKDRVKDLLARMAELSKGFNDEHMNEEALAELAKSQDLMGGLDEVEKKLAAGDVEGAMKALDQMAGAMDQMLAGLERTAGRPDEKAQQLMKEMLAFKDQLEQVQSEQRRTAEETDQVRRRYRQKIADRMKGAEGDLKKLAELAGKARQDLERAEPGVTMRAEPEYELSREAVKDLERALGMRELEGAAEAVTRAQPSVERLAMELDEDAALGDRGAPLTGREPEQVAEARKHAMDAVPKVREIREKLQRMFPDPRQVLGQEEQRKLGELAQKQDQLERKAGRLQSQLYDLSQKAPVFPPSAQEELSESRGHMGEAAAELGARNPQRGHGQQELAMDALSRLQKGLEEAAKKGGGSGGGQGFPFPFAESGGEQEGDGREASREKVKIPGAEAHRVPEEFRKDLLDAMKQGAPERYRGEVQRYYEELVK, translated from the coding sequence TCCGGGTCGTCCTGCTCACGGCCGCGGCCGGGGGCGGCGCCGCGGCCCTGCTCTGCCTGCTCGCCGGCGCGATCGCGCTCTCCGCGGGCGCCCGCACCGGCTTCCGCCTGGTGGCGCTCGGCGGGGCGGGCCTGGCGCTGCTGGGGTCGGCGATCGGGGCCGTCTGGACCCTGCTGCGCGGCGCTCGCGACGACGAGGCCGCCGCCCGCACCGTGGCCGCGGGCGAGCCGGCGCTCCGCTCCGCGCTCCTCTCCTCCGTGGAGCTGGCCCGCGCCCGCCCGCTCCTCGCCGCGTCGGGCGAGCTGTCCGTCGAGCTGCTGGATGCCCACCTGGACCTCACCGCCGAGCGGGCCCGCGGGCTCGACCTCGCCCGGGCCATCCCGGACCGCGCCGCCCGGCAGGCGGGGTGGGCGCTCGCCGCCGTCCTGGGCCTCCACCTGCTCGGGCTCGCCGGGCTGGGGCACGGGTTCCGCGCCGCCTACGGCCGCGTGCTCGGGGGCGATCCCCCGGGCGCGCCCGCCGTCCAGGCGGACCCGATCACCGGCGACATCGAGCTGACCTACCGCTACCCGGCCTACATGAAGCGCGATCCGCGCACGCTGTCGGGCACCGGCGGCGAGGTGCGCGCGCCCCGCGGCACCGAGGTGGAGCTGAAGACCCGCGCCGACCGGCCGGTGGTCGCGGCGGAGATCGTCATCGAGCAGGAGGGGCTGGTGCCCGCCGCCCAGCCCGCGAGCCCCGCCGCCGCGCAGGGGACCGGGAGCGGCGACGAGGCCACCGCTCGTCCTTCGACGGGCTCAGGACGAGCGGCTCCAGATTCGCTCACCCCGAGCGTAGGCCGGGCGCCAGCCCGGCCGGAGTCGAGGGGTCACCCCGAGCCTGTCGAGGGGGGAGCGGGCGCACCGGTGCTGAAGCGCCGCGCCCTCGCGGTCGCCGGCGGCCGCGACCTCTCCGGCCGCTTCGTCGTCGATCAGGGCGGGAGCTACCGCTTCCGGTACCTGGACGCGAAGGGCCGGGTGGTGGCCGAGGGCCCGCCCATCCCCATCGCCGTCGAGGTGGACCTGCCGCCGCAGGCGCGCATCACCGCGCCGGAGCGCGAGCTGGAGGTGGACGCGAACGCGGTGGTGGCCATCGAGTGGCAGGCCGAGGACGACGTGGGCCTGGCGGAGGTGGCCCTCGTGGTGAAGGCGCCGGCGGGCGAGCCGCAGCGCCGGGTGCTGCGCAAGGGCGACGGGCTGCGTCGCGACGGCGGCACGCAGCAGCTCGCGCTCGCCCCGGAGCGGCTCGCCGAGGGCGAGGCCATCGAGTACTGGATCGAGGCGGTGGACGGCGACACGGTCTCGGGCCCGAAGACCGCCGCCTCCGAGCACCAGTTCGTGAAGGTCTACTCCGAGGCCGAGCACCGCCGCGCCGTGCTGGAGCGCGCGCGCCAGGCGTTCGAGGAGCTGGTGGCGCTGCTCGGCGACCGGCTCGAGACGCTGGCGGAGGGCCCGGTCGCGACCGCGGACCGGCTGCCGGTGGCGCAGCAGCTCGACGCGCGCACCCGGCGGCTTTCCGAGACCCTGCGCGAGGCCGCCCGCGAGCTGCGCCGCGACCCCGCCGGCGCCCGCGAGGTCGCGGCCGCGCTGCAGAACGTGGCCGGCAACGTGCGGGTGGCCGAGCAGCGCGTGGCCGCCCTCCGCGCCGCGATCGCCCAGGCGTTCCGGGTGCGGGTGAGGCCGGACGCGTCGCTGGTGCGGAACATGACCTCCGCCGACGCGGCGCTCGACGCGACGATGGAGAAGGGCGTCCTCTACCTCGAGCAGCTCCTCGACAAGCAGCGCGCGCAGGACCTCGTCCGCCTCGCGAAGGACCTGGCGCAGCGGCGCCGCGACCTCGCCGGCCTGCTCGAGAAGTACCGGGCCTCGCCGACCGAGGCCGCGAAGAAGGAGGTCCTCGCCCAGATCTCGCGCATGAAGGACCGCGTGAAGGACCTGCTCGCGCGCATGGCCGAGCTGTCGAAGGGCTTCAACGACGAGCACATGAACGAGGAGGCGCTCGCGGAGTTGGCGAAGTCGCAGGACCTCATGGGCGGGCTCGACGAGGTCGAGAAGAAGCTCGCGGCGGGCGACGTCGAGGGCGCCATGAAGGCGCTCGACCAGATGGCGGGCGCCATGGACCAGATGCTCGCCGGCCTGGAGCGCACCGCCGGCCGCCCGGACGAGAAGGCGCAGCAGCTCATGAAGGAGATGCTCGCGTTCAAGGACCAGCTCGAGCAGGTCCAGTCCGAGCAGCGGCGCACCGCCGAGGAGACCGACCAGGTGCGCCGGCGCTACCGGCAGAAGATCGCCGACCGGATGAAGGGCGCCGAGGGCGACCTGAAGAAGCTCGCCGAGCTGGCCGGCAAGGCGCGGCAGGACCTGGAGCGCGCCGAGCCGGGCGTCACCATGCGGGCGGAGCCGGAGTACGAGCTGTCGCGCGAGGCGGTGAAGGACCTGGAGCGCGCGCTCGGCATGCGCGAGCTGGAGGGCGCGGCCGAGGCGGTGACGCGGGCGCAGCCGTCGGTGGAGCGGCTCGCCATGGAGCTGGACGAGGACGCGGCGCTGGGCGACCGCGGCGCGCCGCTCACCGGCCGCGAGCCGGAGCAGGTGGCGGAGGCGCGCAAGCACGCCATGGACGCGGTGCCGAAGGTGCGCGAGATCCGCGAGAAGCTGCAGCGCATGTTCCCGGACCCGCGGCAGGTGCTGGGCCAGGAGGAGCAGCGGAAGCTGGGCGAGCTCGCGCAGAAGCAGGACCAGCTCGAGCGCAAGGCGGGGCGGCTCCAGTCGCAGCTCTACGACCTCTCGCAGAAGGCGCCGGTGTTCCCGCCGTCCGCGCAGGAGGAGCTGTCCGAGTCGCGCGGCCACATGGGCGAGGCCGCCGCCGAGCTGGGCGCCCGAAACCCGCAGCGCGGCCACGGGCAGCAGGAGCTGGCGATGGACGCGCTCTCGCGCCTGCAGAAGGGGCTCGAGGAGGCCGCGAAGAAGGGCGGCGGATCGGGTGGCGGCCAGGGGTTCCCGTTCCCGTTCGCGGAGTCCGGCGGCGAGCAGGAGGGCGACGGCCGCGAGGCCTCGCGCGAGAAGGTGAAGATCCCGGGCGCCGAGGCGCACCGCGTCCCGGAGGAGTTCCGCAAGGACCTGCTCGACGCCATGAAGCAGGGCGCGCCGGAGCGGTACCGCGGCGAGGTGCAGCGCTACTACGAGGAGCTGGTCAAGTGA